The following proteins come from a genomic window of Rhodoligotrophos sp. CJ14:
- the odhB gene encoding 2-oxoglutarate dehydrogenase complex dihydrolipoyllysine-residue succinyltransferase, translating into MPTEIRVPSLGESVTEATISQWFKKEGDTVTADEPLVELETDKVTIEVPAPSSGVLADIRVKDGDTVNVGAVLGAISEAGAPVAKAAPSSKEKAAPAVAERPEEKSSNPKPIIGPEPVMERGKAQASAVAELSPAVRRLVTENELDPAAVKGTGKDGRLLKGDVLSYIEQGGRPATAKAPAQEAPAVRAPARAPEPREERVRMTRLRQTIARRLKEAQNTAAMLTTFNEVDMTEVMALRGEYKDLFEKKHGVKLGFMSFFVKAVVHALREIPAVNAEIDGDDIVYKNYYHIGVAVGTDKGLVVPVVRDADELSLADIEKAINDFGKRARDGQLSIEEMQGGTFTISNGGIYGSLMSTPILNAPQSGILGMHKIQQRPVVIDGKIEIRPMMYLALSYDHRIVDGKEAVTFLVRVKDSLEAPQRLLLDL; encoded by the coding sequence ATGCCGACTGAAATTCGTGTGCCGAGCCTGGGTGAGTCCGTCACCGAAGCCACCATTTCCCAGTGGTTCAAGAAGGAAGGCGATACCGTTACGGCCGATGAGCCTCTCGTCGAGCTCGAGACGGATAAGGTGACCATCGAAGTGCCCGCCCCGAGCAGCGGTGTGCTCGCCGACATCCGCGTTAAGGACGGCGATACGGTAAATGTGGGCGCCGTGCTTGGCGCGATCTCTGAGGCGGGCGCCCCGGTTGCCAAAGCCGCACCCAGCTCCAAGGAGAAGGCTGCCCCTGCCGTTGCGGAACGGCCGGAGGAGAAGTCCAGCAATCCTAAGCCGATCATCGGCCCCGAGCCTGTGATGGAACGCGGCAAGGCTCAGGCCTCTGCAGTGGCAGAACTGTCGCCCGCCGTGCGACGTCTGGTGACCGAAAACGAGCTCGATCCGGCGGCAGTCAAGGGAACGGGCAAGGACGGCCGCCTGCTCAAAGGCGATGTTCTCAGCTATATCGAACAGGGTGGCAGACCGGCGACCGCCAAGGCGCCGGCCCAAGAAGCGCCGGCTGTTCGTGCACCTGCTCGCGCGCCAGAGCCCCGCGAGGAACGGGTGCGGATGACGCGGCTGCGCCAAACCATTGCCCGGCGCCTCAAGGAAGCGCAGAACACCGCCGCCATGCTCACCACCTTCAACGAGGTGGACATGACGGAAGTCATGGCTTTGCGCGGCGAGTACAAGGACCTCTTCGAGAAGAAGCACGGCGTAAAGCTCGGCTTCATGAGCTTCTTCGTCAAAGCCGTCGTGCATGCCTTGCGCGAGATCCCGGCGGTGAATGCCGAGATCGACGGCGACGACATCGTCTATAAGAATTATTACCACATCGGTGTTGCCGTCGGCACGGATAAGGGCCTGGTGGTGCCGGTGGTGCGCGATGCCGACGAGCTCAGCCTTGCCGATATCGAGAAGGCCATCAACGATTTCGGCAAGCGCGCCCGCGACGGCCAGCTCTCGATCGAAGAGATGCAGGGCGGCACTTTCACCATCTCCAATGGCGGCATCTACGGCTCGCTCATGTCCACGCCCATCCTGAATGCTCCTCAATCGGGCATCCTGGGCATGCACAAGATCCAGCAGCGCCCGGTGGTGATCGATGGCAAGATCGAGATCCGGCCGATGATGTATCTTGCCCTCTCCTATGATCATCGCATCGTTGACGGGAAGGAGGCCGTGACCTTCCTCGTCCGGGTGAAAGATTCGCTCGAGGCGCCGCAGCGGCTGCTGCTTGATCTTTAG